From Anoplopoma fimbria isolate UVic2021 breed Golden Eagle Sablefish chromosome 11, Afim_UVic_2022, whole genome shotgun sequence, one genomic window encodes:
- the arf2a gene encoding ADP-ribosylation factor 2a: MGNFTSLFQSLFGKKEMRILMVGLDAAGKTTILYKLKLGEIVTTIPTIGFNVETVTYKNITFTVWDVGGQDKIRPLWRHYFQNTQGIIFVVDSNDRERVGEAKEELQRMLAEDELRDSHLLVFANKQDLPNAMNAAEVTDKLGLHSLGSRKWFIQATCATGGDGLYEGLDWLSAMLKHTK, from the exons ATGGGTAATTTTACTAGCCTATTTCAAAGCTTGTTCGGCAAGAAAGAAATGAGGATCCTGATGGTAGGACTGGACGCTGCTGGAAAGACCACCATCCTGTACAAGCTCAAACTGGGAGAAATCGTTACCACCATCCCTACCATCG GTTTTAACGTTGAGACGGTAACCTACAAGAACATCACGTTTACAGTGTGGGACGTCGGTGGTCAGGACAAGATCCGGCCTCTCTGGAGGCATTACTTCCAAAACACACAAG GCATTATCTTTGTAGTGGACAGTAATGACAGGGAGCGAGTCGGTGAGGCGAAGGAGGAGCTGCAGCGAATGCTGGCCGAGGACGAGCTGAGGGACTCTCATCTGCTCGTGTTCGCCAACAAACAG GACCTGCCCAATGCCATGAATGCAGCTGAGGTCACAGACAAGCTGGGCCTGCACAGCCTGGGCAGTCGTAAATGGTTTATTCAGGCCACGTGCGCCACCGGTGGAGACGGCCTCTACGAGGGTCTCGACTGGCTTTCCGCCATGCTAAAGCACACGAAATGA